One window from the genome of Leptospira broomii serovar Hurstbridge str. 5399 encodes:
- a CDS encoding MATE family efflux transporter, producing MKQKFFQLTFYNILANLSVPLAGLADIAVLGQLNTHTFMAGVALANIVFDYIFWSFAFLRMGTTGLTAQAFGAGDESKSDLILSRSLILGLGIGITILLFNHPIQNFGFFFIEGETEVKLAGASYFQGRIASAPATLCNFALMGWFLGRSQSKIVLSATVVANLTNILLNIWFVLYMHWQALGAGIATTISQYLMLFLFLIFYFVERKHLPGFSENEEKVFSTSGFKSLLSLNTDILLRTVMLITAFSIFRNFSSSFGSIVLAGNAILHELILVAAYWIDGAAVATETLAGEAKGKNDKKELISLLKLALISALGLAGFFSYFVIQFPDWIFPWISRSSEVIAVADTYRFWLAPVLIIGSIAFVFDGFFLGLSDGRTLRNAMIISTLIFFLPIALIGKAEASNHLLWLSLSFYMIGRSTTLGWKIYKMTESTSFARGPIL from the coding sequence TTGAAACAAAAATTCTTTCAGCTTACCTTCTATAATATACTTGCGAATCTTTCCGTTCCTTTAGCGGGTTTAGCCGATATTGCCGTATTAGGCCAACTAAACACCCATACTTTTATGGCTGGAGTCGCTTTAGCAAATATCGTTTTTGATTACATATTTTGGAGTTTCGCTTTTTTAAGAATGGGAACAACCGGTTTGACCGCCCAGGCCTTCGGAGCCGGCGACGAATCCAAATCTGATTTAATTCTTTCGCGTTCTTTAATACTCGGACTCGGCATAGGAATAACAATTCTCTTATTCAATCATCCTATTCAAAATTTCGGATTCTTTTTTATAGAGGGTGAAACCGAGGTGAAACTTGCCGGGGCGAGCTACTTTCAGGGGAGAATCGCTAGCGCTCCCGCTACGCTATGTAATTTTGCATTGATGGGCTGGTTTCTAGGAAGATCTCAAAGTAAGATCGTACTATCCGCAACGGTGGTGGCAAACTTAACAAATATTTTATTAAATATTTGGTTCGTACTATATATGCATTGGCAGGCTTTGGGAGCGGGAATTGCGACCACGATCAGCCAGTATTTAATGTTGTTCCTTTTTCTCATTTTCTACTTCGTCGAACGGAAACATCTACCCGGATTTTCCGAGAACGAAGAAAAAGTGTTCTCCACGTCCGGTTTTAAATCTCTGCTTTCCTTAAATACGGATATTCTTTTGAGAACCGTAATGTTAATCACCGCCTTCAGTATTTTTCGTAATTTCAGTTCTTCCTTCGGATCCATTGTATTGGCCGGGAATGCGATTCTACATGAACTCATTCTAGTTGCGGCTTATTGGATAGATGGGGCCGCTGTTGCAACGGAAACTTTGGCCGGAGAAGCGAAAGGAAAAAACGATAAGAAGGAACTCATCTCACTCCTGAAGCTTGCCTTAATATCCGCATTAGGACTCGCCGGTTTCTTTTCCTACTTCGTGATTCAGTTCCCTGATTGGATTTTTCCCTGGATCTCAAGAAGTTCCGAAGTGATAGCTGTTGCCGACACTTATAGATTTTGGCTTGCTCCTGTTTTAATCATCGGATCGATTGCGTTCGTCTTCGATGGGTTCTTTTTAGGATTATCGGACGGACGAACTCTACGCAATGCGATGATCATTAGCACTTTAATTTTTTTTCTACCGATCGCCCTTATTGGAAAAGCCGAAGCAAGCAACCATCTACTTTGGCTATCCTTAAGTTTTTATATGATCGGACGATCTACGACTCTTGGATGGAAAATCTACAAGATGACCGAATCAACTAGTTTTGCCCGAGGTCCGATCCTTTAG
- a CDS encoding NHL repeat-containing protein: MERNSKSFWKINLALSLFLFLSAFHLATLVAQEEVDLEIPLTDSPYGLSYDGTNFWFADSKRRAIFKVDPTGRQEVFNLGIPFISGLSFDSREGRVFVAAKRVILKVEPNTGGVTDRIAIPIDKIGGIASFQNYLYVLDADTGKVSVYDKGTQSIIGGFLTDRTSPKDICYARNSIWVTDSSDGNIYRYDPANGRITGSIRTPTKDIRGLAIIGSKIFVVDRTSREIKKISFVETDRFLASGESTYLINVKIKFNLNEASLVGGALGLLPPPTTEHQRIRNLKSKDPKFKGDFVSGARGLSKKLGIDDPKGNQTLEYQFEARTTNVRFYVMDDFIQKKEEIPTDLSPFVKTSISVKDKNGTYFIDKIFDARLFRTDWESFKKALLDAGLPVRSVRTLVLSNQSSPVFKDALDAYIPGFGWVPLSSIKPETVESSRTYQKSEEVVDLYRSEGWGTLPSPVLYKAKDSDFWKPIPAEIEVKVLPKGSDLGQN; encoded by the coding sequence ATGGAACGGAATTCGAAATCTTTTTGGAAAATAAATTTAGCGCTTTCATTATTCCTTTTTTTGTCGGCGTTTCATCTTGCGACTCTGGTCGCGCAGGAAGAAGTCGATTTGGAAATACCTTTGACGGACAGTCCGTACGGTCTTTCTTACGACGGTACTAACTTTTGGTTCGCCGATAGTAAGCGCAGAGCGATTTTCAAAGTCGATCCGACGGGGCGACAGGAAGTTTTTAATTTGGGAATCCCCTTCATTTCCGGATTAAGTTTTGATTCGAGAGAAGGAAGAGTCTTCGTGGCGGCAAAGCGGGTAATTTTAAAAGTGGAACCGAATACCGGCGGGGTTACGGATCGGATCGCAATTCCGATCGATAAAATCGGCGGAATAGCGAGTTTTCAAAACTATCTCTATGTTCTAGATGCAGATACTGGGAAAGTTTCCGTTTATGATAAGGGAACTCAATCCATCATAGGAGGTTTTTTAACCGATAGGACTAGTCCAAAAGATATCTGCTATGCACGAAATAGTATTTGGGTTACGGATTCGTCGGACGGAAATATCTATCGTTATGATCCTGCAAATGGAAGAATCACAGGCTCGATTAGGACTCCGACAAAGGATATTCGAGGTTTAGCGATCATAGGAAGTAAAATTTTCGTAGTGGATCGTACAAGTAGAGAAATTAAGAAAATCTCATTTGTAGAAACGGATAGATTTCTGGCATCGGGAGAGTCTACCTACCTGATTAACGTAAAAATTAAATTTAATTTAAACGAAGCTAGCTTAGTAGGCGGGGCGCTCGGCTTACTTCCTCCTCCAACAACGGAACACCAAAGAATACGAAATCTAAAATCCAAAGATCCAAAATTCAAAGGAGATTTCGTGTCCGGCGCTCGCGGACTTTCTAAAAAATTAGGGATCGACGATCCGAAAGGCAATCAAACCTTAGAATACCAGTTCGAAGCGAGAACAACAAACGTTCGATTCTATGTCATGGACGATTTCATTCAGAAAAAAGAAGAAATTCCGACGGATCTATCCCCCTTTGTCAAAACGTCGATTTCAGTAAAAGATAAAAACGGAACATACTTTATCGATAAAATCTTTGATGCGCGATTATTTCGAACCGATTGGGAAAGTTTTAAAAAAGCGCTACTCGACGCAGGGCTTCCGGTTCGTTCAGTAAGAACGTTAGTTTTATCCAATCAATCTTCCCCCGTTTTCAAAGACGCATTGGACGCGTATATTCCAGGTTTTGGATGGGTTCCATTATCTTCGATTAAACCGGAAACGGTGGAATCGTCTCGTACTTACCAGAAAAGCGAAGAGGTAGTGGATTTGTATCGAAGTGAAGGTTGGGGAACTTTACCTTCTCCGGTTCTCTATAAGGCGAAAGATTCGGATTTTTGGAAACCGATCCCGGCTGAAATAGAAGTAAAAGTCTTACCTAAAGGATCGGACCTCGGGCAAAACTAG